Part of the Desulfohalovibrio reitneri genome is shown below.
AGTCGCCCGCGTTCATCTGGCAGCCGAACGTGTGGATGTGGAATCGCATCGTGGGCTAACTAAGGTCTGCAAGGTGGAAGTAAAGGGCTTCTCTGCCCGCGCCCGGCGGCGGGGTCAAGTCAGGACAGGGCGTCCAGAAGCCACAGGGAGATGAAGGACAGGGCGCGGGCGCGAACCTCGCGCCGGTCCTGGTTCTCGGCGTCGATGACCAGCTCCGCGTCCGGGTTCTCCTCGTACGGCTCGTCAACGCCGGGCACAGGGCCCAGGCCCTCCACCTCGCGGCCGGTGCGCTTGCGCTCCAGCGCCTTGGCGTAGAGGTCGGCCATGACCTTGCCTTCGGGCCGGGCGGACTCCCGTTCCATGGCCGTCTCCAGGGAGCAGCGCAGTTGGACCTCGCAGAAGACGGGGATGACCCGCCGGGCCCGGTCTCGCCAGGCGCGGCGGTGGGCGGTGGCGTCCACGACCACCCCTTTGCCCCCGCGCACCAGGAAGGCGGCCTCGTCCACGAACATGGCGTAGGCCCGCTCGCGCTCCTCTTCGGTGTATTTGGGGTTGGGCACGTACTGCTTCCGCTTTTCGTCCATGGCCAGGTAGGCCACGTCCATGCCGCGCTTGCGCAACGCCTGAGCCACGGCCCCGGCCGCGCTGGACTTGCCGCAGCCGGGCAGCCCGGTGAACCAGGCGGCCCAGCCCCTGCCCCGGCTCACGGGAGGTATCTCCCTGTGTCTGTGAAGTCGAAGCGTTCCGCGGCCAGCACCCGCTCCATGAAGTGCAGCAGGGCGGCCCGCACCTCCTCGGGGTGGTCCGGGTACCATTCAGGCGAGGCCACCACCAGGCAGCGAAAGACGAAGAAGGGGGCGATGACGGACAGCACCTCGGTGTCTCCGCTCTCGGCCAGGTAGCTCTCGAAGAAGCGGTGCCACAGATCGGCGAAGGGGCCTTCCAGGCGCCCCTTGTCCAGCAGGGCCAGCAGCAGGTAGTTCACGGCCATGGAGGCTAAATCCCCGGCTGGTTCGCCCCATTCGCCCCGGCTCCGATCAAGCACGTGGAACCCGTGGTCCTCCACCAGCACGTTCCAGGGGTGAAAGTCGCCGTGCACCTGGCTCAGCCGGTGGGACTTGTCACGAAGGAACCAGCGCCAGTCGATGAGGGCCTTTTCCAGGTTCCGGAACCGCTCGTCCGGGAAAGGTGCGTAGGGATGGGGGTAGGCTTCGTCCACCATGCCCATGATGCACTCGCTGGAGCCCAGCAGGTCGCGCACCCGGCGATGGTACAGGGGCGGGTCGTTCTTCTTCCTGGCGTGGATGCCGGCCAGCCAGCGGGCGAACTCCGTGGCGCGTTTGCGGTCCTTGGACCGGAAGTCGCCCTGCCGGATGCGGGCCAGCTCCTGGTAGTAGTCGTGGCCCGGAAGCATTTCCGTGACCAGGAAGAACTCACTGGGCCGCTCCATGGGGTGCAACTCGCCGCGGCCGTCCACGTATCCCACGCTCAAGGGCTTCACGTGGCGGTCCAGCCGCTCCGAGGTCTCGTACTGGAAGAGCAGGATGGAGGCGCGGTCCCACATGTGCTGGTGGCCGTACTTGTCCCCCTTCATCACGGACAGGACGGCCTGCCGCTCCGTGCCGTCGGCCAGCCGCAGCTTGAAACGCACGGGCTTGCCGTAGCCGAATTTCTTGATGCCCTGTTTGTCCAGGGAGCCGATGTCGCCGTAGTCCAGCAGTGTGGCGCCCTGGCCGAAGGCCTTCTGGACAAAGGCCTGCAAACGCTCGGGTCCGAGATCGATCATTGGCGTTCAACTCCGTTTAGACCCAGGATAGCCCAATGAAGGCCGTCCGTGAAGCGCGCCGAAAGGTCAGCCCCGGAATCGCTCGGGATCGAGGCCGATGCGGGCCAGGGTGTTCTGCAGGGCGACCCGGGAAAGCCCCGA
Proteins encoded:
- a CDS encoding adenylyl-sulfate kinase, which codes for MSRGRGWAAWFTGLPGCGKSSAAGAVAQALRKRGMDVAYLAMDEKRKQYVPNPKYTEEERERAYAMFVDEAAFLVRGGKGVVVDATAHRRAWRDRARRVIPVFCEVQLRCSLETAMERESARPEGKVMADLYAKALERKRTGREVEGLGPVPGVDEPYEENPDAELVIDAENQDRREVRARALSFISLWLLDALS
- a CDS encoding phosphotransferase family protein; translated protein: MIDLGPERLQAFVQKAFGQGATLLDYGDIGSLDKQGIKKFGYGKPVRFKLRLADGTERQAVLSVMKGDKYGHQHMWDRASILLFQYETSERLDRHVKPLSVGYVDGRGELHPMERPSEFFLVTEMLPGHDYYQELARIRQGDFRSKDRKRATEFARWLAGIHARKKNDPPLYHRRVRDLLGSSECIMGMVDEAYPHPYAPFPDERFRNLEKALIDWRWFLRDKSHRLSQVHGDFHPWNVLVEDHGFHVLDRSRGEWGEPAGDLASMAVNYLLLALLDKGRLEGPFADLWHRFFESYLAESGDTEVLSVIAPFFVFRCLVVASPEWYPDHPEEVRAALLHFMERVLAAERFDFTDTGRYLP